The Mesorhizobium sp. M1D.F.Ca.ET.043.01.1.1 genome contains a region encoding:
- a CDS encoding DUF1127 domain-containing protein: protein MTTFDHATYETRSIGFNLPGPAGRALRLAYHAMRLRSDRAALRAMPDYLLKDMGVSRSQIEYYTSARGALAESDRTPEAG, encoded by the coding sequence ATGACCACTTTTGATCACGCAACCTACGAAACCCGCAGCATCGGCTTCAACCTGCCCGGCCCTGCCGGCCGCGCGTTGCGGCTGGCCTACCACGCCATGCGGCTGCGCAGCGACCGCGCCGCGCTGCGGGCCATGCCGGACTATCTGTTGAAGGACATGGGCGTCAGCCGCTCGCAGATCGAATACTACACATCCGCGCGCGGCGCGCTCGCCGAATCCGACAGGACGCCTGAAGCGGGATGA
- a CDS encoding OsmC family protein, with protein MQPNTKPARLPLNGVDTPNLLATINFVAGQPELAKFQFRAHNEWIEGTHSKSVMHGFHGAGQEQKHEKPFYADSDHPAILCGADNAPTPVEWLLHGLASCLMAGLANIAAARGIKLTKVSCSVDGDIDLRGILGISDEVRNGFQNIQVSFEVEGDAPAEKLQQLVEQARARSAVFDVLTKGVPVAVGIKTIQ; from the coding sequence ATGCAACCGAACACCAAACCTGCACGACTTCCGCTCAATGGCGTCGACACACCGAACCTGTTGGCGACGATCAACTTCGTCGCCGGCCAGCCGGAGCTGGCGAAGTTCCAGTTCCGCGCCCACAATGAATGGATCGAGGGCACGCACAGCAAGAGCGTCATGCACGGCTTCCACGGCGCCGGCCAGGAGCAGAAGCACGAAAAGCCCTTCTATGCCGACAGCGACCATCCCGCGATCCTGTGCGGTGCCGACAACGCGCCGACCCCGGTCGAGTGGCTGCTGCATGGGCTGGCGAGCTGCCTGATGGCGGGCCTTGCCAACATCGCCGCGGCGCGCGGCATCAAGCTCACCAAGGTCTCATGCTCGGTCGACGGCGACATCGACCTGCGCGGCATCCTCGGCATCTCGGACGAGGTCCGCAACGGCTTCCAGAACATCCAGGTCTCGTTCGAGGTCGAGGGCGACGCGCCGGCCGAAAAGCTCCAGCAGCTCGTCGAGCAGGCCCGCGCGCGCTCGGCCGTGTTCGACGTGCTGACCAAGGGCGTTCCGGTGGCGGTCGGGATCAAGACCATCCAGTGA
- a CDS encoding NAD(P)/FAD-dependent oxidoreductase — MKHADVVIIGGGQAGLALSHCLGRVGIDHVVLERCRIGERWRAQAWQSLRLLTPNWLNGLPGSPYDGPDPDGFRTKDAFVQDLETYATRWQVPVECGVEVVSCRRTGGGFALATSAGDWTAKAVMVATGHCDRPVIPFASATMGGRLSIHASQYRSPGELPLGGVLIVGASSSGVQIADELARAGRRVTLSVGKHTRLPRLWRGKDIFFWLCKMGLMAQPLDGLANPESARRQPSLQLAGRPDKADVDLATLQALGVGLAGRVRGIANREIGFADDLAASVAAAEAKQARLLAGIDRFAGAARPTRRQPVTVPSVRPMRLSLADGSIRTIIWATGYARSFDWLEPLALGADGEIAHQGGVTSVPGLYALGFRFLRKRDSNFIGGAGVDAQAIAAEVSRYLDRKGLRAA; from the coding sequence ATGAAACACGCTGACGTCGTCATCATCGGCGGCGGGCAGGCCGGGCTTGCGCTCAGCCATTGCCTTGGCCGCGTCGGCATCGACCATGTCGTGCTGGAGCGCTGCCGCATCGGCGAGCGCTGGCGCGCGCAGGCCTGGCAATCGCTGAGGCTGCTTACGCCCAACTGGCTGAACGGCCTGCCCGGCTCGCCCTATGACGGCCCGGACCCTGACGGCTTCAGGACGAAAGACGCGTTCGTCCAGGATCTCGAAACCTATGCAACCCGCTGGCAGGTGCCGGTCGAATGCGGCGTCGAGGTCGTCTCCTGCAGGCGGACCGGCGGCGGCTTCGCGCTCGCCACCAGCGCCGGCGACTGGACGGCAAAAGCCGTCATGGTGGCGACCGGCCACTGCGACCGGCCGGTGATCCCCTTTGCATCCGCGACAATGGGCGGGCGGCTGAGCATCCACGCCTCGCAGTATCGGTCCCCCGGCGAACTGCCGCTTGGCGGCGTGCTGATCGTCGGCGCTTCCTCCTCCGGGGTGCAGATCGCCGACGAGCTCGCGCGCGCCGGCCGGCGTGTCACGCTTTCGGTCGGCAAGCATACACGCCTGCCCAGGCTGTGGCGCGGCAAGGACATCTTCTTCTGGCTCTGCAAGATGGGCCTGATGGCGCAGCCGCTCGACGGACTCGCCAACCCCGAAAGCGCCAGGCGCCAGCCCTCGCTGCAGCTTGCCGGGCGGCCGGACAAGGCCGATGTCGACCTCGCCACGCTGCAGGCGCTCGGCGTCGGGCTGGCGGGCCGTGTGCGCGGCATCGCGAACCGCGAGATCGGCTTCGCCGACGATCTCGCGGCGAGCGTGGCGGCGGCTGAAGCGAAGCAGGCGCGCCTGCTTGCCGGGATCGACCGCTTCGCTGGCGCCGCGCGGCCGACCCGCCGCCAACCGGTGACAGTGCCTTCGGTCCGCCCAATGCGGCTTTCGCTGGCGGACGGGTCGATCCGCACGATCATCTGGGCAACCGGCTATGCCCGCTCGTTCGACTGGCTGGAGCCGCTTGCGCTCGGCGCCGATGGCGAGATCGCGCATCAGGGCGGCGTCACCAGCGTTCCCGGCCTCTACGCGCTCGGCTTCCGCTTCCTGCGCAAGCGGGACTCCAACTTCATCGGCGGCGCCGGCGTCGACGCGCAAGCGATCGCCGCCGAGGTCTCCCGCTATCTCGACCGCAAGGGCCTGAGGGCCGCCTGA
- a CDS encoding NAD(P)/FAD-dependent oxidoreductase, which produces MPTTAFSLPPTPKRARYDAIVVGARCAGASTALLLARAGLKVLVIERRPYGSDTLSTHALMRPAVLQLSRWGVLKPLIEAGTPLVETTTFHYGDEEITIALDGGPDLPGLIAPRRTVLDRMLVDTARKAGAEFLHDIAVADLFADTRGRVRGVEIRGAGRAALRVAADIVIGADGIGSLVAKCCDAEVLRQGAVSAAHVYGYAPVEPGTGYHWYFRDGLAGSLIPTNDGMACIVASVPTSLFDQRFRTGHAGARMEVLEALSPAFAAQADRAARDARLQAFRGVPGYIRQAYGPGWALVGDAGFFRDPITAHGISDALRDAEGLARAVLDGSEAAFAAWQRERDLFANHVLDATDAVAGFDWTLAEIGERHRRFSAVMKAEVQALAGQEMPSRTLHAARRRPAARRAPANDTNAPAAAGSITLRNRMGTRL; this is translated from the coding sequence ATGCCAACGACTGCGTTTTCCCTACCGCCCACGCCCAAGCGCGCCCGTTACGACGCGATCGTCGTCGGCGCGCGCTGCGCCGGCGCCTCGACGGCGCTGCTGCTCGCCCGCGCCGGGCTGAAGGTCCTGGTCATCGAGCGCCGGCCCTATGGCTCCGACACGCTGTCGACGCACGCGCTGATGCGGCCGGCCGTGCTGCAATTGTCGCGCTGGGGCGTGCTCAAGCCCCTCATCGAGGCCGGCACGCCGCTGGTCGAAACGACGACGTTCCACTATGGCGACGAGGAGATCACGATTGCGCTCGACGGCGGACCGGACCTGCCCGGCCTGATCGCGCCGCGGCGCACGGTGCTCGACCGCATGCTCGTCGATACCGCGCGCAAGGCCGGCGCCGAGTTCCTGCATGACATCGCCGTCGCCGACCTCTTCGCCGACACGCGCGGGCGGGTGCGCGGCGTCGAGATCCGCGGCGCCGGCCGCGCCGCCTTGCGGGTCGCCGCCGATATCGTGATCGGCGCCGACGGCATCGGCTCGCTGGTGGCGAAATGCTGCGACGCCGAGGTGCTGCGACAAGGCGCGGTCTCGGCCGCCCATGTCTATGGCTATGCGCCGGTCGAGCCCGGCACCGGCTATCACTGGTATTTCCGCGACGGGCTCGCAGGCTCGCTGATCCCGACCAATGACGGCATGGCCTGCATCGTCGCCTCGGTGCCGACCAGCCTGTTCGACCAGCGCTTCCGCACCGGTCATGCGGGTGCCCGCATGGAGGTGCTGGAAGCGCTTTCGCCCGCGTTTGCCGCGCAAGCCGACCGCGCTGCCAGGGATGCCCGCCTGCAGGCGTTCCGCGGGGTGCCTGGCTATATCCGCCAGGCCTACGGCCCGGGCTGGGCGCTGGTCGGCGACGCCGGCTTCTTCCGCGACCCGATCACCGCGCACGGCATTTCGGATGCGCTGCGCGATGCCGAGGGCCTGGCGCGGGCGGTCCTGGACGGATCGGAAGCAGCCTTCGCGGCCTGGCAGCGCGAACGCGACCTCTTCGCCAATCACGTCCTCGACGCTACCGACGCCGTCGCGGGTTTCGACTGGACGCTCGCCGAGATCGGCGAGCGTCATCGTCGCTTCAGCGCGGTGATGAAGGCGGAAGTCCAGGCGCTCGCCGGGCAGGAGATGCCGAGCCGCACCCTCCACGCTGCCCGACGGCGGCCGGCGGCGCGGCGGGCGCCGGCAAACGACACCAATGCACCGGCCGCCGCCGGCTCGATCACGCTACGCAACCGAATGGGGACGAGACTATGA
- a CDS encoding MaoC family dehydratase, with the protein MTAHMMKDGWIGVVNGRPQVGASAERSRRTRAQDVDAFAEMTGDRNPLHYDKRLAEASVFGKLIVQGGVTSGILNAVVAEDLPGPGSVFLEVSWKFVKAVGVGELITGRVEVTEVRFDKPITKLETSVRNEAGELCLTGTATVFTVPLIKD; encoded by the coding sequence ATGACCGCACATATGATGAAGGACGGATGGATCGGCGTCGTCAACGGACGCCCGCAGGTGGGCGCGTCGGCCGAGCGCTCACGGCGGACACGCGCGCAGGACGTCGACGCGTTCGCCGAGATGACCGGCGACCGCAACCCGCTGCACTACGACAAGCGCCTTGCCGAGGCATCGGTCTTCGGCAAGCTCATCGTGCAGGGCGGCGTCACCTCGGGCATTCTCAACGCGGTGGTGGCGGAAGACCTTCCCGGTCCGGGGTCGGTGTTCCTGGAGGTCTCGTGGAAATTCGTCAAGGCGGTCGGCGTCGGCGAGCTGATCACCGGCCGCGTCGAGGTCACCGAGGTGCGTTTCGACAAGCCGATCACGAAGCTCGAGACATCCGTGCGCAACGAAGCCGGCGAACTGTGCCTGACCGGAACCGCGACGGTGTTCACCGTGCCGCTGATCAAGGACTGA
- a CDS encoding alpha/beta hydrolase — translation MIDSPQAGLLDLCVLGDFQVARGGELIDLPPSRKTRALLAYLAVTGKAHQRERLCEIFWDIPDDPRGALRWSLSKIRQVLGEDECALIADRNTVALKLATDYARLLPLLKGDLSLASTEELEAAAGSIRGDFLADLALERCFEYQAWRTGVASEVELAELGILRELVERLAGEPRRALPLARRLRRLLPEDLGLAEEVEALGEKVRAAAAQPAGRSAQPGAAPAQSSSPAKSPATAQDPGRAVHFCRARDGTRLAYAMTGSGAPILRAAHWMSHLTFDWDSPIWRHWMSELSRENRLVRYDERCNGLSQRHVVDVSFDTMVSDLECVVEAAGLDRFTLLGLSQSCAVSIAYAIRHPEKVSGMILYGGYVKGWRARGDAGEIATREAIATLMREGWGKQNPMFRQVFCSMFIPGATHEHFAWMDDLMLRTVSPDDAFRLQSAFSVIDVSELLEQVRVPTLVLHAREDNVAPVESGRTMAAGIPGARFFELESQNHILLEGEPAFDEFIAHVRAFVAETAGP, via the coding sequence ATGATCGACAGTCCGCAAGCCGGGCTGCTGGATCTATGCGTGCTCGGTGATTTCCAGGTGGCCCGTGGCGGCGAACTCATCGACCTGCCGCCGTCGCGCAAGACGAGGGCCTTGCTCGCCTATCTCGCCGTCACTGGCAAGGCGCACCAGCGCGAGCGGCTTTGCGAAATCTTCTGGGACATTCCCGATGATCCGCGCGGCGCGCTGCGCTGGAGCCTGTCCAAGATCCGCCAGGTGCTGGGCGAGGACGAATGCGCTTTAATCGCCGACCGCAACACTGTCGCGCTGAAGCTCGCAACGGACTACGCCCGGCTGCTGCCGCTGCTGAAGGGCGATCTTTCCTTGGCGTCGACCGAGGAACTGGAGGCCGCTGCCGGTTCGATCCGTGGCGATTTCCTCGCCGATCTCGCGCTCGAGCGCTGCTTCGAATACCAGGCCTGGCGCACGGGCGTCGCCAGCGAGGTCGAGCTCGCCGAGCTTGGCATATTGCGCGAGCTGGTCGAGCGCCTGGCTGGCGAGCCGAGGCGTGCGCTGCCGCTTGCGCGGCGCCTGCGCCGCCTGCTGCCGGAGGACCTCGGCCTGGCGGAAGAGGTCGAGGCGCTGGGGGAGAAGGTGAGGGCGGCCGCCGCCCAGCCCGCGGGACGCTCTGCGCAACCCGGCGCTGCTCCGGCGCAATCGTCTTCGCCCGCAAAGAGCCCGGCAACCGCGCAGGATCCCGGCCGCGCCGTGCATTTCTGCCGGGCTCGCGACGGCACGAGGCTCGCCTACGCCATGACCGGCAGCGGCGCGCCCATCCTGCGCGCCGCGCATTGGATGTCGCATCTCACCTTCGACTGGGACAGTCCGATCTGGCGCCATTGGATGTCGGAACTGTCGCGCGAGAACCGGCTGGTGCGCTACGACGAGCGCTGCAACGGACTGTCGCAACGCCACGTGGTCGACGTCTCGTTCGACACCATGGTGTCGGACCTCGAATGCGTGGTCGAGGCGGCGGGGCTCGATCGCTTCACCCTGCTTGGCCTTTCACAGAGCTGCGCGGTCTCGATCGCCTACGCCATACGCCATCCCGAAAAGGTATCGGGCATGATCCTCTACGGCGGCTATGTCAAAGGCTGGCGGGCGCGCGGCGATGCCGGTGAGATCGCGACGCGCGAGGCGATCGCGACGCTGATGCGCGAGGGGTGGGGTAAGCAGAACCCGATGTTCCGCCAGGTTTTCTGCTCCATGTTCATCCCCGGCGCTACGCACGAGCATTTCGCCTGGATGGACGACTTGATGCTGCGCACCGTGTCTCCGGACGATGCCTTCCGTCTGCAAAGCGCCTTCTCGGTGATCGATGTCAGCGAGCTCCTGGAACAGGTGCGGGTGCCGACCCTAGTGCTGCACGCGCGGGAAGACAACGTTGCCCCTGTCGAGTCCGGCCGCACAATGGCCGCCGGCATTCCCGGCGCGCGCTTCTTCGAACTGGAAAGCCAGAACCACATTCTGCTTGAAGGCGAGCCGGCCTTCGACGAGTTTATTGCCCATGTCCGCGCCTTCGTCGCCGAGACGGCCGGGCCCTGA
- a CDS encoding MFS transporter — MADIAGPRIASAGRSATGALASLSLAMLLSSLSTSIANVALPTLSTAFAASFPAVQWVVLAYLLTITALIVSVGRLGDLVGRRLLLVAGLALFSAASLAAALAPTLPLLIIARAAQGLGAAVMMALTIAFVGETVPKERTGSAMGLLGTMSAAGTALGPSLGGVLIVSCGWRSIFLVNAALGVAAMLAARRFLPVGEAREDQGARRGRARFDTLGTILLALTLAAYALAMTFGRGHFGGLNVGLLGAAVLCAGLFLWAEGKVASPLVKPALFRDPVLAPSLAMNALVSTVMMATLVVGPFFLSRALGLSEALVGAVLSIGPVVSALCGVVAGRVVDRWGASAMVAAGLALMAAGCVALSVLPTLFGVAGYAAAIILLTPGYQLFQAANNTAVMANVDSNERGVVSGMLSLSRNLGLITGTAAMGAVFAFSAGTKDIAGAAPEAVAGGTRLTFAVAAGLVLVAVAIAGGWRRRRSA, encoded by the coding sequence ATGGCCGACATCGCAGGTCCACGCATCGCATCAGCAGGCCGCTCGGCAACCGGCGCGCTGGCCAGCCTGTCGCTTGCCATGCTGCTCTCCTCGCTCAGCACCAGCATCGCCAATGTCGCGCTGCCGACGTTGAGCACCGCCTTCGCGGCATCCTTCCCGGCGGTGCAATGGGTCGTGCTTGCCTATCTGCTCACCATCACCGCGCTCATCGTCAGCGTCGGGCGGCTGGGCGATCTCGTCGGCCGCCGGCTGCTGCTGGTTGCGGGTCTCGCGCTGTTCAGCGCCGCCTCGCTGGCGGCGGCGCTCGCGCCGACCCTGCCGCTGCTGATAATCGCCCGCGCCGCGCAAGGCCTGGGCGCGGCGGTGATGATGGCATTGACCATCGCCTTCGTCGGCGAGACGGTGCCGAAGGAACGCACGGGCAGCGCCATGGGCCTGCTCGGCACCATGTCGGCGGCCGGCACGGCGCTTGGGCCGTCGCTCGGCGGCGTGCTGATCGTTTCTTGCGGCTGGCGCTCGATCTTCCTCGTCAATGCCGCGCTCGGCGTGGCGGCCATGCTTGCCGCACGGCGCTTCCTGCCTGTGGGCGAGGCGAGGGAAGATCAGGGCGCGAGGAGGGGACGCGCTCGCTTCGATACCCTCGGCACGATCCTGCTTGCGCTGACGCTCGCCGCCTACGCGCTGGCGATGACTTTTGGGCGCGGCCATTTCGGCGGCCTGAACGTCGGGCTGCTCGGCGCCGCGGTTCTCTGCGCCGGCCTGTTCCTTTGGGCCGAGGGCAAGGTGGCGTCGCCCTTGGTCAAGCCCGCGCTGTTCCGCGACCCGGTGCTGGCGCCGAGCCTTGCCATGAACGCGCTGGTCTCGACGGTGATGATGGCGACGCTTGTGGTCGGACCGTTCTTCCTGTCGCGCGCCCTGGGCCTGAGCGAAGCGCTGGTCGGTGCCGTCCTGTCGATCGGCCCGGTCGTCTCGGCACTGTGCGGCGTCGTCGCCGGCCGCGTCGTCGACCGGTGGGGCGCATCCGCGATGGTCGCCGCCGGGCTGGCGCTGATGGCCGCCGGCTGCGTCGCGCTCTCCGTGCTGCCGACACTGTTCGGCGTCGCCGGCTACGCCGCGGCGATCATCCTGCTGACGCCCGGCTACCAGCTCTTCCAGGCGGCGAACAACACCGCCGTCATGGCCAATGTCGACAGCAACGAGCGCGGCGTGGTGTCGGGCATGCTGAGCCTGTCGCGCAATCTCGGCCTGATCACCGGCACGGCGGCGATGGGCGCGGTGTTTGCTTTTTCGGCGGGGACGAAGGATATCGCAGGCGCCGCGCCTGAGGCGGTAGCCGGCGGGACGCGACTTACATTCGCGGTGGCGGCTGGGCTGGTGCTGGTGGCGGTGGCAATTGCCGGTGGTTGGCGAAGGCGCCGGAGCGCTTGA
- a CDS encoding LysR family transcriptional regulator yields MSRPDLNLLVTLDVLLAEGSVAGAARRLKLSPSATSRALARLREATGDPLLVRAGRGLVPTPRAVELSMEAGRLVREAEAMLRPAERLDLKRLARSFTLRNSDGFVENFGPALLARVAEEAPGVRLRFVPKPDKDSAPMREGSVDLETGVVGGSTGPEVRAQALFRDRFVGVARIGHPLSGGKITAARFAAGRHILISRRGLDRGPVDDALEPAGLARTIATVVGGFSEALALARGSDLIATVPERYTGKLREGLFTFALPVKLVPLTISLLWHPRLDTDPAHRWLRDVVREVCGGR; encoded by the coding sequence ATGTCGCGACCCGATCTCAACCTGCTCGTCACGCTGGACGTGCTGCTTGCCGAAGGCAGCGTGGCCGGAGCCGCGCGGCGGCTGAAGCTCAGCCCCTCGGCGACGAGCCGCGCGCTGGCGAGACTGCGCGAGGCGACGGGCGATCCGCTCTTGGTGCGCGCCGGGCGCGGTCTGGTGCCAACGCCGCGCGCGGTTGAACTCAGCATGGAAGCCGGCCGGCTGGTGAGGGAAGCGGAGGCCATGCTGCGTCCCGCAGAGCGGCTCGACCTCAAGCGTCTCGCGCGCAGCTTCACGTTGCGCAACAGCGACGGTTTCGTCGAGAATTTCGGCCCTGCCCTGCTGGCACGCGTCGCCGAGGAGGCGCCGGGTGTGCGGTTGCGCTTCGTGCCGAAGCCCGACAAGGACAGCGCGCCGATGCGCGAGGGCAGCGTCGACCTCGAAACCGGCGTGGTCGGCGGCTCGACCGGCCCGGAGGTACGGGCGCAGGCGCTATTCCGGGACCGTTTCGTCGGCGTGGCGCGCATCGGCCATCCTTTAAGCGGAGGCAAGATCACCGCCGCCCGTTTCGCCGCCGGCCGCCACATACTGATCTCGCGCCGCGGGCTGGACCGCGGGCCGGTCGACGATGCGCTGGAGCCCGCCGGTCTGGCGCGGACAATCGCGACGGTGGTCGGCGGCTTTTCGGAGGCGCTGGCGCTTGCCCGCGGCTCCGACCTCATCGCCACCGTGCCCGAGCGCTATACGGGCAAGCTGCGCGAAGGCCTGTTCACCTTCGCGCTGCCGGTAAAGCTCGTCCCGCTCACCATCTCGCTGCTGTGGCACCCGCGCCTCGATACCGACCCCGCGCATCGCTGGCTGCGGGACGTGGTGCGGGAGGTGTGCGGGGGGCGGTGA
- a CDS encoding putative RiPP precursor, with translation MKKVYRKPTLEKRGKLSAVTAANGSSITL, from the coding sequence ATGAAGAAGGTCTACAGAAAGCCGACGCTCGAAAAGCGCGGGAAACTTTCCGCCGTCACGGCCGCCAATGGCTCGTCGATAACGCTCTAA